GGTCCGGGGAGGGCGAGGAAGCCCCATCCTCTGCCAGGCTGCTGAGGACAGCACCGCAGCAGCGCACAGACACCGTGGGAGAGCGCTGCGGCGGCTCCCCTCTGCAGGctgcacggggggggggggggggcactggaGTCAGCCGTAGAACCACGCCCCGGCCCAGCGCAGATGCCGAGGCCCGAGGGCGGCAGCGCACACACCGTGACCTCTCACTTCCACGGGCCGTGTATGCAAGGTTCCCGCAATGGTCAGGCTAGCGCAGTGAGCTGAGGGCCTGGGGTCACagctctctgtcctctctctctgcccctctgcccctccacaCCAGCTCTGGTGAACAGAGGCTTCTGTTCGGAGCCTCTTGCTGAATCTCTAACCCTGTATTAGTTTAAGTCCTGGAGCCCCTGAATAGGGCCTCTTCCCAGCCTCACCCAGAGGGGCCAGTGGCAAGGCCTACCCTGGCCTTGCAGGACTGTTGGAACCCCCGTTCCTGACCATGCGTCCTGGTTAGGGCTACTTCCGTCCAACTCACTGGACACCAGGAGGTGGACTGTCCGACCTGGACACTCCTGCCATTTGGTTCTGAAGACCTGCCCGACAGTAGGTGACTGGAAGTGCTCTCCGAGGTCTCTGAATCACGTTATCTGCACCTGAGGTGCACAACACCCAGGGGCTGTGAACCGGCCCCTAGACGCATTCTGTGATGTTCCTAACCTTTTCTCCCCTGTCATCTATATTCTGGTGTCCACTATCGCTCCAGACGTGAGATGCCTCCGTTGCCATTGAAACCCATCACATGCTCCATCCTTGCTTCTGCACAGCATCAGCCCCCAGCCCTAGGCCAGGGAGGGGTGTGAGTGGCCAAGCCCCGGGAGGCTGCGAAGGGGAGGATGGGGCATTTTACCCTTGGAGTTGGTTAGGCTCGAGCTCCCACCACGGCTGACCAGATGCAGGTGTCTCCGTATTTCCCCAGCATTTCTTCCCTGTATCGCCTACTGCCCACTGCTGCTTCTAGAAATGGGGTGTTCCTGCTGCCACCTGCCACAGAAGTGCACCATCTGCTCTCCCCACACATCAGCTCCAAGAAGCGGGGGGGCGGGGCACAGCAGCACTCCAAGCTGGAGGGGCGAGCCTCCCCGCCTCCCGTCTTCAGGGGAGCAGCTAGTGATACCCACCCACCAGGCTTGAGATGTTCCTGCCATTTCCACAGGGGCTTATACCCTCCCAGCTCTCCTGACTGTAACGTGCGGAAAATAATTTGGGTGGAGCTACTGGACACAGAGGGAGTGGGACAACGAGCCCTGGCATAAGGGTCCAGGTcaagcaagatggcagaaaacTGTGCGGCACATAGGAATTCCTCAGATACACCTCCAAGAATAAACACACCTAAGCACACCTTTAAGGCTGTAAAGTTGCTTTTTGCACTGCCTTGACCGTCACCCACAAATACCAATCGTCTTTCAGTCCTAAGGATGCCCCACCAGGGCTTATACTGGGGACTACACACCCACTGGGGGCTACACTTGGACTCACAGGTAATTTAGAAGGGAAGGAGCAATTTAGAAGAGAAGAGTCCTCATCTTCCAAACATTAAACTTTAACAAGCACCTCAAGGTTTTAAGTTGTCCCTTGGCTAGCTAACAGTCTTCGTGTGAGGCCGATTTTCTGACATCTGAGACGCGCCTCACGGCCCAGCGCGTGGTCACGGACCACTACACCAGGTGTGCTCGAAGTACAGTCGTCTTCTCATACGCTGTTCAGTGTGCGACCATCAGAGCAGCTTGTGCCCTTTGTGTCCATCTGACTTCGTCCGCTTGGTCTATCAATTCCTCAGACCTGGCAGACGCCCCCGCTTGTGTGTGTGAACAGGTTTCTCCCTGCGGCtgtgctcctgctgcagagctgtTCAGCCTTCCAGGTGACCGGGGCCCCTCTTCACTTTGTGGTCATGTTCTTTCTCTTTAGTGATTTTTTTACATTAATGTCGACTTCATCTAATACTACAGCCACACCAGCTTTCTTCTGGTTACCAACTGTTTCTTAACTGGAGTTCAGTCAAAAGAATTATTAATAGTTTCACTTAAATACAatccacataccataaaattaatCCGAATTTTGTCGATGGGCACTCATTCTAGCTGTCTGGGGGCTTGGACCCGTCTCCCCCCCTTACTCTGGCTCCTCCATCCACCTTGCTTGGTTCCaggttttcctctttccctctctcctgctgcctcccAGAGTGGTATCACCCATCCCACTCactccattttccttcctcctagGTTAGTAACACCGTTTCCATCTTCTAGTGGTTATTTTAGGACTTGAAATGTTTGTGTTTCATTTAAACTCTCATTTTTACTCCTTTTACAAACTTGGCATCATTCGTATCCAGGCCCCAGTTACCTGACCCCGTCAATTACACCTGCAGCTCCGGTTACAGGGGCCGATTTTCGTCCCTTCCAAGGGAGTTCTGGACTGACTCCGCAGTCACAAGGGCCACTGAGTTCCTGCTCCTCTGAGCacgggagaggaggaggagggggccaaTGAAGAGCCCCACGCCCCCGACGCCCACTCCCTCCTCACTGCGCCCTGCCCCGCACCGGCAACTTCCAGGGAGCACTCTGGCCTCACAAGAGACTGGAGCCCGGACCTGGCCACCCCTTCCCCGGGCCCGAAGTCTCTTTCGCCAGCCCGCCTGAACCCTCCCGCCAAGTGGGCGAGGGGCGCGCGGCCAGGGTCCACTTGCCGCCAGGGGCCCGCGCCTGCTCgggtcggggtgggggtcggACGGCCAGGCCACGGCCCTCACGCCAGGCCGGCCCGCtccaggtcctggggcaggatCCGGCCCTTCTTGCGGGCCTTCTCCAGGCGCCGCTCCGCCTTGGCCGCCTTCTTCCTGCGCAGGTTCTGCCGCCGCCGGTCCTGCCGCTGCTGCATCTGCTCCACCACGTGCGCCGTCCGCTTCTCCCACGTGCGCCTGCGCCGCGCGCGCCGCCGCTCCTTGCGCCGCAGGGCGTCCTGCAGCCGCTGCTCGTCGTCGCGGATGCGCACGCCCTCCGCCTTGTACAGCAGGTTGGTCCACCGCATCCTGGCCTCGAGCTCCCGCGCCCTGCCCGCGTCCTGCTCCCGCAGCTCCTCCAGCCGGGCCCGCCGCGCCCGCAGGCGCTCCAGCAGCTGCCGGTAGTTCCTGCCCGTCAGCGGCGTCAGGTTCCCCTTCAGCTTCCGCCTCTTCTCCTTGCGGCGTCCCGCCTGGCCGGCGGGCTCCGCCCCGCACACCTCCACCTGCGGGAGAGGGCAAGGCCGGCTGAGCGCGCCGCCCCGCAGGCCGGCGGGGACGCGCGCAGCCGCGGCCGCCGGGCGCCCGCCGCACCTTGCTGAAGAGCAGCCCCGGCGGCGCCTGCGCCGCCGCCTCCTCGCGGGGCGCCTCCGcggcctccgccgccgccgccgccgccgccgccggggccgTGGCCGCGGCCGCCTTCTCCTTCGCTCTTAGCTCCTTGCGCTTCCTCTTCTTCCGGTCCCGCTCCTGCTTCCTCCGTCGTCGTTTCTCCAAAGCGGCGGGAGACAGCTCCTCGGCGCCGCCCTGGGGGGAAAGCGGGCGCTGGCTCCTAAGGTTCTCCCAACCTCGGGCCCCCCGTCTGGCAGGACAAGCGTTCCACTCGAAGATGCCCGAGCACCCAAAACGCACCCGAAAGACACAAGGGGACCCCGCGAGAACCGCCTGCGGTTTCCAGGCACCTGCCCCACACCAGGGCAGGTCACAAACACGGGGCCACTAAACCTTCCCAATGACCCAAGAAGGGACGTGTCCTCGGTCATTTCCGAGAGAAGAGCAGGGGGCTGGGCCAAGGCCACCATCCAGATCTTGGCAGTGGGTCGGAACACCCCAGCGTCGGTGCAGACCAGGGCACTGTCCTGAGCTCAGCCAGGCAGACAGGAGGGCCCTGGACCTCtgcaggacagcagggcccagagCCGGGGTCACCTCTCAGGAACTGGCCCTCGGGCCTGTCCCAGGACAAGGCAGAAAGAAGCTGGAGACTGTCCCCACACAGCAAGAGGCCTGGGGCAGGTCcccggggaagggggtggggtagTGAGGCCATTCAGCAGAAAGCGCTGAAGTAGATTCAGGTGCCCGAGCCTCCCATGGCTGTCACCTGGGGCAGGTCACCTCGCCTCAGGCCCTCACCTACCTCTTAGGGCCATCGTGACATTTAGATGAAAAACCTGTAGGAAGGGCCGCCCGGTGTGGGTGTCTCAGCGGAGGCAGCTTCCCCAGGGAAGAAGCTGAGCCTCCCTCCAAGGCCATGGACAGCAGAGCCAGCTGAATACGGGTGGCCCTGGGGACCCAGAGCCCCAAGGTGATGAGAACCACACCTGATGTCTCACAGAAAGGAGCTGTGGCGGTCCTGGCAGGACCCGCTGGAGGGGCAGGAACAGGGCTGAGGCCCTCCTGTCAGCCCCACATTCCACTGAAATGCCCACCAGGCCCACGAAGGGTGGCGGGGCTGGGAGCCGACCTCAGAGGGAGCCCAGCGTCTCCTCCTGCAGGCAGCACTCAGGGAGGTCTCCCCACCCACCTGGCCCCGGGCCTCCTGTATCTTCTCACGCAGGCGCTGCCGCAGAACGTCCAAGGCGAATAAAGACTCAGGCTCTTTGGCCGGGCCATCTGCAAAGGAGGGGTCGGGAGACTGAAAGGACCCCCCCTCCCGGACCTTTCTGTGCCCTCCCCTGGGGCCCAGCTTCAAAACAGCAGTCTCCGTGCACGGacaacctccccccccccccagtggcCACTCATGGATCTGCAGGACATTTCCAGTAATTCTACTCCACCTCTTCAACCTGGATTGACATCCCCAGGACATCCTCATGTGGTATGAAAAAACTCTTCCCACAGTGCAGGCCAAACCCATCTCCCATTCCTCCCAACTTCTGCAgccgcccaccccgcccccttGCCCCCCAAAGCAGCTCTCAGGACACCACTTCTGAGACCTGAGAGCAGTCAAGCCAAGCTACTCCAGGTGCTCTGTGGGACACGGGCCTGCCCCTCTTCATCCCAGTTACTATGTGGCTTGGCACTACTGTGCACTTGTGGAATCCCGTCCACCCACAGAGCCCCTGTGATGTATCCTCTGAAAACCGGTCCTTCGGGAAGTCTCATGCTGTCTCAGTGTGCCTGAGGGTGCTGTCATGGCCAGAGAGGAAGGGCCACGTTTGCTTCGATCCTAGATCCCAGTCGGCCCTGCCCAACCCTCACCGGCAGGGGCCCCGGGGGAGCTGGGGgcctcttcttcctccagggCTGCCGCAGGCTTTCTGGCCTGAGGCTTCTCTGCAGGGGCGTGAACCTTGGGCTCTGCAGCCTTCTCATCCCGCTCCCGGGATTTCTTCTgggctttcttcctcttcttctttggGGGCCCACCAGCTTCTGAGACTCGAGCTTTGCCAGCTGAAACACAAAATGAGAAAGGGCTGCCATCCCAATATCTGTGACCCATTCAATAGGTAGGAAGGTGTTTCAAAGGCTTTGGTGCTAGAAGGATGCCAAAGCCAATCAGGATGGAGGATATGGAGACCCTTATCCACTGGGCTCAGAACCACAAACTTCCTAGAGGGCAGACTGGCCACACTTATCGAACCCTGAAAACATCCACATGCTGACCCAGCAGTCTGCTTGTTGAGAATTCATTCTGGATATGCACAAAGATTTGGCCTCAGGGATGCTCATCATAACGTTGTTTAAGTGAAAAACTAGGAAAACCTAAATTTCTTAAACCCTAAATCTACAGGGACAATTATGGCACTGCCACACAACAAACTATAATGTAGCCATCAAAAATAATGACACAGGCTTTCATTTTAATAGgtggagaaaatgtttacaatctaaaaggaaaaaatgaatgcACAAAGTAGGAAGCAAATTGTTTCAGGAAGTGagaaatactcaaaaaaaaaaaaaaaaaaaaaaaaaagaccagaaagaCACAGATCTAACTTATAACTGAGTGGTGAGAAAATTCACTTAATTTCTGTAACGACTATATTTTCcttatataaagagaaaaagttgTTTTTGTTCTCTGGTGGTTCCGTGCCAGGCCCTGCTGCTCTCTCCCTCGTGTGGACCCAGGCAGTACTTTACAATCCCCAGCTCCCTGCAGGCcagtttttgtctgtttcatctgTTTTGTGTATCTGCTTCCTGAGGGTGGCCTTGTCACCCCTGCCATGTAGACCCCCACTGGCAGGAGccatcttcttctttctctccatacAGCACCAGGCCCATAGTAATGcgctgaaattttttttcatcatcGCTCATCACCTCCATCCATTGTGGAGAGCTGGCCAAGCCTGTTCACGATGCCTAACAGCAGAACACCCATTCCGCAGGGCCACCCCTCCAAGCTTCCTGCCCGGGGGGCGCACATCTGAATCCCTCGCCCCCCCCAACCCAGACTGATGCCCCCAAAGAGCAAGGGAAATGAAGCTGCCTTTAAGCATCCCTTACAATCTTTCCTTCTAGTATTTCACAGGCTTGTCTCACGCATCTACGTGTCTACTCCACCTGAAGGCTACTCGGGTGCGGTGTGGGGTAGACACCGACTCCCGccgctgggggtggaggggcgcCCCCTTCCGAAGCCCTCCAAGTCCCGGCCCCTGGCTGAGCTTTACCCGACTTGCGCTTCTGCGAatcggggctgggctgggagcagaTCTTCCTGGCCAGGCTCTGCAAGTACGCATCCTTCGCGAGCAGAGAAGCCATGGCCGAAGCCTCGGGGGTCGGGCGGGGCTCTCTCGGGGTCCTACTCCGGGGGAGGAGGGTCGGGGCGTGGCGTCCGATGCCCGCACCAACCGCCCCTCGACACGCACACCAGCCCCAACTTGCGCGATTCTCACCCACCCGACTGAGCTCACCGGAAACTACCGAATGCCGAGCCGCCGGCGCGCGGCGCCCGATTAGCCAGGCCTGGCTCCACCGGAAGaggcgcgcggggcggggcgcaaAGCATTGTGGGCCGCGGGTAGGGGCTGGGCGCGGCCCCGACGCAGCGCCTGGTGCGCAGTAGGCGTTCAGTACCCAAAAAGGCGACAGGAACAGGCTGGCAGGAATTCAGTCCTCGGGGGCTCAGACCCCAGGTGGAAGCTGACGAGCCCGCGTTCGTTCGGAAAGGACTGCGCGCCTCGGGTTCTAAGCCCTGGGATACAAGCGGTGAAGAAAGCCCACGTGTCTGCACCgtttcagtggaaactgctgaTAAGCCGGGCGAGTGTAGGTGTGGCGGATCGTGGCTTGCCATCTCCATACACTGGGCGATGATCTCCCTCATGGGAAGGAGATAAGCACGCCGGTGACAGGGCGCAGGGGTGAAGTCCAGGCTCCTCTGGCGAACCCCCCCCCCCCTCTTCTCGGTGAGCCTGGCACCAGGCATTGGGCCTGGCATTCTTTCTGGGCTGAGTCCTGATTTCTGCCACTTCACTTCCCAGCTCCGTGACCATGGGCATCACACTTCAGCCCCTTCCAAGCCTGTGGCCGCCCTTCCCTGAGATGCCAGTAACAGCAGCACCGGCTGAGGGTGCAACCAGAGGTACAGGCGCCCGGGCCACGTGGAGTGCAGTAATGGCGGCAGCTTTTCATGGATCCACCAGACATTAAGGCCCTTCTACGTCCTAAACACTACTTTCTAGGCAATGGGAATGCAGCCATGACCCCAAACTAACAGCCCCCACTTGCCCAGAGTCCCCGAGGGGAGGAGGCTGACTTGGGGCCCAAGGTTGTCCAGGCAGAGGCCATGGGCTGTTTTCTGACAGCCACTGGGAGACCAAAGGTGGTCCAAGAATGACAGGGGCAAACAAGAAAAGGAACTAACCAACGCAAAAGGGTGGAGCTGGTTTTATTTAACAGTCTCATTACAAAAATAACCAGAATGTGTGCAGCAGCAAAATCAGGAAGGATCCTGCCTGACTTCTGTAAGAGCAGGTGGTCCCGCTTACCCATAGCCCTGCAGGGGCAGTCAGCGCAGGAAGCTTCCAGGCGAGGTAGCAGGCAGAGCTCTGTGTAGGAGGCCTGGTCTTGGCTAGTTTTGTCTGCTCTGAGCACTACCTCCCCTCACCCTGGTAAACAGCTCAGGTCGGGCCTCCCAACACTAGGCATCCTTCCTGCCCCACTGTTAGGTGCCCAACAGGACAAACTGTCCTGGAAACTTCCCTCTACCCAGCCAGCCAGAAGACAGCAAATAAGAGGTGATGACTGAAGGAAGGATGGGCCAGCAGCCCAGAATGGCTGGGGGAACACTCCTAGGTGGGCTGTCCCTGGGCTGACAGGGCCATAGTGGCTCCCCCAGGGGGAATGAAGGCTGAAGGGAGTTGAGGCTGTGGGGGCCCAGAGGGGGGCACTGGATTTCATTCCGAAGGTccaggggcccagggagaggAGCCCTGGGAGGCTCAGGTGTGCTCTGTGGGGCCGGGGCCGCCGGTGTGGGAGTGGGCAGGGGCTGCTGCCTGCAGGGGGCCGGCACTGGGCTCCGGGGATGCCAGCAGAGGGGCTGAGAGGCCATCAGCAGGGTCTGTGTCGAGGTCCAGCCTCCAGTAAGCTTCGCATAGAGGCAGATCATTAGCTTCGCAAAGACTTGAGCTTTTCCACCACCAGAAACCCAGGGAGAGACAGGAGCAGGCAGGATGGAAGCCAGGGGAAGGAAAGCGAGATAGAAGCAGAGTTAAGAAACAGACCACACCCCGGACCGCCCTCTCCTCTGTACTGGCCCCTCCAACAAGCAGGCCTGGCTGAGGGGCAGGCACGTGTGGGCTGCCCCTGCTTCAGGGTCCCCCAGGGATTCCTAAAAGGAGTCTACTGGGACCAGCCACCAGCAGGCTGTGTGATCTCGGCAGGTCCCTTCCACTAACCAacccgtgtcctttctgccacaTGGCCTTCCTAGCCCCCGCTGTCACTTCCTATCCTGGCTCCAgctgccttcctcctccagcctggcCACATACTCTGTTCACAGCTGCAGGAACCAGTGTCCAGAGCTTGCTAGAGTCCTTCCCTGATCCTAATGCTTCGCAAGCCCCCTGAGGGTACAGACCCTGTCTTCCTTCTGGGTCTGCCCCTGGCTGGGCCTCAGCCTAAACTGGGCAGCAATTAGAAGCGGAGGCCCTGGCATTCTGTCTCGCACCACTGACCAGCTGTGCGACCTCAAACAGGCCCCTTGAACTCAGTCTCCCATCTCTAGTACAGGCACAGCCAGGCCGGCCTCTCGGGGCTGCGAGAAGACTTGGGATGTAGATGCAGGTGAAGAGCATGGCTCTGGAAGGTGGTCAAGAGGGTGCACAGAGCACGGTCCTGTCCCTGCAGTCGTCTTGCTGGCTGTCTCCCGAATCCTGCCCTGCCCCTCGCTTCCTCCCGCGTTCCTGCCCTCAGTGTTTAGTCTCCGAAACCATCCTGAACACAGAGCAGTGTCCCAAGGAGAGTGGAGggtgagaggaagaaaaagagcaaatcgagagcagaaagcagagcagagagtgTGGAGATGGGTGTGTGGGCAACGGGGAAGCACCTGGAGTGCTGGCGGCTCGGGGGGCTGGGGCACACGCAACCCGTGTTGGGGGATAAGCCAGGGGAGGTGAAGACACAGCCCGCTGGTCCTGACGCAGCTGAGCCCCAGCCACTGACAtacatttacagatgagggacGAACTCAGCCTCCGGAGGTACCAGGAATAGTGGGAGGGGCTCCCAGGCCAGACCAGAAACCATCCAGGTGAACCAGAGACTGATAGACCAGGAGCCAGGATGTGGGAGGCCCAGCTCTCAGGACCCCAGGGTTTCACTGTGGGCCTGGCCCTTGGGGCAGCAGAGGGACAAACACAGGGACATAAGGGATTCTGGGATTCTGCAAAACCAAGCGGGGCTGTGAGCAATGTCCCAGCAAAGTTTGAGTCCCCGTGAGACCCGCTCTGGACCCTCTCTGAAGGCCTGGTGTGTAGGCAGTGCTCGCTGCGTGTCTGCTGAGCCGATGGGATCAGGGACGAGACGTGGCCCCACCCTCCAGAAAGGTCTAAACCGCTCTAGCTGGGCAGTGAGACTCTCCCTTCCCACAGAGGCTAGGATGGGCAGGGACCCTGAAGGGCGCACTGAGTCCAGTGCAGGGAAGCCAAGCCTCAGACCAAAGGTGTGCTGGCTCTGGGTGTCTGCGGCCCCAGCATGGCCTCCACAGGACAGAGAGGAGCACTGAAAAtccatgacagaaaaaaaaaaattgtgcagcGAGGGCGAGAGGGAGCATGGACTTTGTGTCTGCTGAGACCTCCCAgtttccagcctcagtttccccatacaTAAGTTACACTTGGACTCTGATTTTTCAGGACCCCTCCAGCCTCAGGTTTCAGGATTCTAAGTGGTCACGTGAGGACCAGGGAGACGGGTCTTGCCCACTGCCAGATACCTGGGGCCCAGCACGGGCCTGGCATGTCGGCTGGCTCCAGTCTGAACAAGGTTGAGTTGAAAGGGAACTCAGGTGTCCAAGGACCCCAGGCCTGGCTGTCAAGGCCATCCTCTgggttctttcttcctccttcctggacGTGGGCCTGGGAGGCCAAAAGAGCTAGCCCAGCCTTGGCCAGAATGTTTAAATACTGATGAGACAGCTAAGAGGAGCAGACAGGCCCAGAAAGAGGCAGCCATCACCCCAGGCAGAAAGGCTGGCTCGGCCCTCCCAACCTTCGAGGTTCTGCAATTTTCATCCTGATGCCCAGGCCCCGGTAGATGGTGTAAATTGTCTGTCAATCAGATGCTCTGACCGTGAGGTCTGCTCTGAAACCCAGGCACAGGGCTCTGCTGCCAAGACGGGGAAGGATTTGAAAAACAAGACCTTCGGGCTGCCAGGTGGGGCTGGGCCACCCCAGCTGGCCAGGCCCAGGTCCGCAGGTCCACTCAGCTCGGGGTCCAGCCCTATTTGTACCTGGACGAGTAATACTCCTCCTCCAGCTCGTAGAGGTCGATGGAGACCTCATCTCGCAGGGCGACAAGCTTCCGGTCACATTCCTCCTGCAGCGCTCGCAGCTGCTGGTTGCGCTGGTCAATGGCCTCGTTCACCGATGGGAAGTCGTTGAGGATGAGGAACTGCTTGAGGTCAGACACCAGCTTCATCAGGGACTCGCCAGCTCGGACCTGGGGTGGGAACGGGGGCAGGTAGGATGAGGGAGTGTCCGCAGCCGGCCTCCGTGAGCCTGACGCTGGCTGAGCGATGGCCTCAGTCCCCTCACCTGCAGAGTGGGACTGCGGCACTGATCTCCACAGGGCCGCCGTGAGACGTGGGGGAACTAGAGGGTCAGCTGCAGGAGGCAGCGTCCCTGGCAACCCCCGCAGCCCAAGGAAAAGCTTCCAAGGCGGCGCCATCCCTTCCCGGGTccctcacctcccctcccctggcctctgctTGTGCCCCTGCTGGGATGATCTCCAGTCACACGTGTTATTCAAGTACAGGTTCTGCTTCTCAAAGCCTGAAACCCCAGATAAAACTGGGATCCCATTTAACCACCTGCCCTGCCTCAGGGACAGCACTCTTGCCAGCTGGGGGGCTTCCTTTAGGACCCTGTCCTTTGCATTTTCACCTGTGGGCCCGGAGCTATGGACATACGTGGCTGCTGTGCTTGTTCTGGGACATCAAGGGATGCATATTCTGATCAAAGGACCCGACTGCACATCCTGTTCCATCAGGCAGTTCACTTCCCGCACTGACAGAATCGTCCTCTTTCTCACCACCGCCCAGCCGTGGTTGGACACGACCGGACGTGGCCCATTATCTGCCAGCCCCTCTCACGGCTGCCGTggacagccctcctcctccccacccaggaaACCCCAGTGGGGACCACAAGGGTCCTGGAGCCCGGGCTGTGCCCTCCACCTGGTGACTCACGATGTTGGCGGCTCGCACGTGCATCTCGTAGTTGTCCTGCTCGCCCTGGGTGGCCCTCGACACCTGTGTCTCGTCCTCAATCTGGAgggcaaacaaaaagaaacaagaatcagCAGGTGCCCTGGCCCACCAGTGCCTGTAAGGCCCCGGCGGCAGCAGCGCGCCCGCCCTCGCCACACCCTCTGGCCTGTCTTGCCCTCCGCATCAGGCCCTGCTGACCCGGCCTCAGACAGTGGTCACCTTAACCCCTCTGGTTCTGTTCTCAGGAGACACAGGCACCTTCATCAGGACCAGCGGAGGCCTAAGGATGCTGGCTGCTgtcccaggtgcaggaggtctcAGTCACATTCTTTTTGGGGCGTGGAGCCCTGTTCGTGACGGGCTGTGTCACTAGCTCGGGTGCTCAGTGAGCTGCTGGCCAGACGAATAAAAGgacaatgtgtttttttttttttaagtgaccaTTTACCGAGCACCTCCTGGTTGCCAGGTACTGTGTTATGCCCTGGACCGTCATTATCTTAGGAAACTCTCATGGAAGCCTGGATCACTGTCCAGGGGGACAAACCTGATGCTGGGACAGACCGAAGAGTGCACTCAAGGTGTCTCAGATGGTGAACAGAGGAGCCAGGACTGCCTGTCGTCCTCTTTCTAACCACTGTCCGAGGTCCAGGCTATGAACTGCTCCAACCCACACACCAGGCCAGGGTTTCCACGGTGGCTTGGCCAGAGTAGGGGCAGGGATCACGGCCCCCTTCGTGGTTAGGagccagacttcctgggttcaaatctcagccgTGCCAGTTATTAGCAgaatgactttgggcaagctgCTAGATCTTCTGAgcctcagcccctcctctggAAGTGGAGGGGAGAGCGGTGGTGCCTTCTGAGCCTCCTCCCCCCTCTGGAAGTGGAGGGAGAGTGGTGGtgccttctgagcctcagtcccctCCTCTGGCAGTGGAGGGGGAGCAGTGGTGCCCCGGGAAGGTTAAACAGCACCGGGCACAAGGGGCCTCACAGCTCGGCCTGACAACAAAGTGAGCACTAAATAAATGCCAGCTTTCATCAACACTAGTAATGCTCAGACAAGCCTTTAAGGTCTGCAGCCGTCATGCAGAGACCACCCAACTCGGGACAGCTGCAGCATCAGTGGGCTTGCCGGGACCAAAACCAGACGCTGGTCACTCTGCCCCCCTGGGGGGGGCCTTCCCCAGTTCCTCTACCTGTCCG
The nucleotide sequence above comes from Camelus dromedarius isolate mCamDro1 chromosome 10, mCamDro1.pat, whole genome shotgun sequence. Encoded proteins:
- the SURF6 gene encoding surfeit locus protein 6 isoform X3 is translated as MRTCRAWPGRSAPSPAPIRRSASRLAKLESQKLVGPQRRRGRKPRRNPGSGMRRLQSPRFTPLQRSLRPESLRQPWRKKRPPAPPGPLPGGAEELSPAALEKRRRRKQERDRKKRKRKELRAKEKAAAATAPAAAAAAAAEAAEAPREEAAAQAPPGLLFSKVEVCGAEPAGQAGRRKEKRRKLKGNLTPLTGRNYRQLLERLRARRARLEELREQDAGRARELEARMRWTNLLYKAEGVRIRDDEQRLQDALRRKERRRARRRRTWEKRTAHVVEQMQQRQDRRRQNLRRKKAAKAERRLEKARKKGRILPQDLERAGLA
- the SURF6 gene encoding surfeit locus protein 6 isoform X2 — protein: MASLLAKDAYLQSLARKICSQPSPDSQKRKSAGKARVSEAGGPPKKKRKKAQKKSRERDEKAAEPKVHAPAEKPQARKPAAALEEEEAPSSPGAPADGPAKEPESLFALDVLRQRLREKIQEARGQGGAEELSPAALEKRRRRKQERDRKKRKRKELRAKEKAAAATAPAAAAAAAAEAAEAPREEAAAQAPPGLLFSKVEVCGAEPAGQAGRRKEKRRKLKGNLTPLTGRNYRQLLERLRARRARLEELREQDAGRARELEARMRWTNLLYKAEGVRIRDDEQRLQDALRRKERRRARRRRTWEKRTAHVVEQMQQRQDRRRQNLRRKKAAKAERRLEKARKKGRILPQDLERAGLA
- the MED22 gene encoding mediator of RNA polymerase II transcription subunit 22 isoform X2, with the protein product MAQQRALPQSKETLLQSYNKRLKDDVKSIMDNFTEIIKTAKIEDETQVSRATQGEQDNYEMHVRAANIVRAGESLMKLVSDLKQFLILNDFPSVNEAIDQRNQQLRALQEECDRKLVALRDEVSIDLYELEEEYYSSSSSLCEANDLPLCEAYWRLDLDTDPADGLSAPLLASPEPSAGPLQAAAPAHSHTGGPGPTEHT
- the SURF6 gene encoding surfeit locus protein 6 isoform X1 produces the protein MASLLAKDAYLQSLARKICSQPSPDSQKRKSGKAQPGAGTWRASEGGAPPPPAAGVGVYPTPHPSSLQLAKLESQKLVGPQRRRGRKPRRNPGSGMRRLQSPRFTPLQRSLRPESLRQPWRKKRPPAPPGPLPGGAEELSPAALEKRRRRKQERDRKKRKRKELRAKEKAAAATAPAAAAAAAAEAAEAPREEAAAQAPPGLLFSKVEVCGAEPAGQAGRRKEKRRKLKGNLTPLTGRNYRQLLERLRARRARLEELREQDAGRARELEARMRWTNLLYKAEGVRIRDDEQRLQDALRRKERRRARRRRTWEKRTAHVVEQMQQRQDRRRQNLRRKKAAKAERRLEKARKKGRILPQDLERAGLA
- the MED22 gene encoding mediator of RNA polymerase II transcription subunit 22 isoform X1 → MRSPRSRELAPARDFGFKAAGLLSPTPRSGAVPRARRGGRSCRQPARRGAREPGLSGRGARSSPPRPGARRAPALRTRCTLPCPRPGHGPAESPAAEQGDAAAVLQQAAQGRRQVHHGQLHRNHQDRQGGRGHRSPAPSETKGSGRVWRLWTVIEDETQVSRATQGEQDNYEMHVRAANIVRAGESLMKLVSDLKQFLILNDFPSVNEAIDQRNQQLRALQEECDRKLVALRDEVSIDLYELEEEYYSSSSSLCEANDLPLCEAYWRLDLDTDPADGLSAPLLASPEPSAGPLQAAAPAHSHTGGPGPTEHT